A single Candidatus Omnitrophota bacterium DNA region contains:
- a CDS encoding DUF2148 domain-containing protein, giving the protein MKRSKELELSALLSVAGLMAAGARTSPKTRGIDNIEVLVIEDEPSRTKLTDTMKSISKAENRPSMERDAASIAASGAIVIIGAKDNPAGLNCGFCGYGTCAELKKTKGICAYNSVDLGIAATSAVSVANQFHIDNRIMYSIGRACLDLKIFSPEVKQALGIPLSVTGKNPFFDRK; this is encoded by the coding sequence ATGAAGAGATCGAAAGAGCTTGAACTATCCGCTCTCTTGAGCGTCGCCGGGCTTATGGCTGCCGGGGCAAGGACCTCTCCTAAAACGAGGGGTATCGATAATATAGAAGTGCTGGTGATCGAGGATGAACCGTCCAGGACCAAGCTGACCGATACCATGAAAAGCATATCGAAGGCCGAAAATAGGCCCAGCATGGAACGCGATGCCGCCTCGATAGCCGCTTCAGGTGCAATAGTCATAATAGGGGCCAAAGACAATCCGGCCGGCCTCAACTGCGGGTTTTGCGGATACGGGACGTGCGCTGAATTGAAAAAGACGAAAGGCATCTGCGCGTACAACTCGGTAGACCTCGGCATTGCGGCGACATCCGCGGTCTCGGTCGCAAACCAGTTCCATATCGATAACCGCATCATGTACTCGATAGGAAGGGCCTGCCTCGACCTCAAGATATTCTCTCCTGAAGTGAAACAGGCCCTTGGCATACCTCTGAGCGTCACCGGGAAGAATCCCTTCTTCGACCGGAAATAA